Below is a window of Rhodospirillales bacterium DNA.
CTTAAGACGAAGGTGAAGAAAGGCGGACCCGGCGCGATCAATCCCGCCATGCTCGAAAAGGCCGAACAGGTTCTCGCGGGCTTGTCCGACAGCTATCTCGAATGGGTGCAGCAGGACCTCAAGAACATCTCCTCGGCCTTCGAGGAGTTGAAAGCGGGTCGCGGCGATCAGAAAGAAACGCTGGATAGGATTTTCCGCATTTCCCACGACATGAAGGGCCAAGGCGGCAGCTTCGGGTACAACTTGGTGACGTCCGTCGGCAACGAGCTCTGCCGAATGATCGAAAAGTTTCCCGCCACGATCACCCCGGC
It encodes the following:
- a CDS encoding Hpt domain-containing protein — protein: MAKEEELEIINPPNTLKTKVKKGGPGAINPAMLEKAEQVLAGLSDSYLEWVQQDLKNISSAFEELKAGRGDQKETLDRIFRISHDMKGQGGSFGYNLVTSVGNELCRMIEKFPATITPAHIDAIGVHIDSLKLIVAQKMKGDAGSAGAAMLAGLQKVSAKLTT